CAACTGGGCGGAGAACGCGGTACTGCCCGAGTTCGCCGACGCCGTCGACCTCGCCGACCTTGAGCGCTGGCCGATGACGAAGGTGCTGCGGGACGTCGTCGGGGTGCGCATCAGCCGCATCACGGACACCGTGGAGGCCCGGCTCGCGGACCCGGAGACGGCCGAACTGCTCCAGGTCCCGCTCCTCAGCCCGATCCTGCACTACACGGGCGTGACCTACGACGAGGACGGCCGGGTGGTGGACGTGGCCAGGATCCGCTACCGGGGCGACCGGTTCTCCTTCACGGTGACGGTCGACGCGCACTGACGGCGCCGCGCCGGCAGCGCCCGTCGCCGGTCGACCGCCGACCGCGTCACTTCTTCTCGTCGTCGGCGGTCCGCTCGCCCTCCGCCTGGGACGGCGTCGTCCGCGTCGTCTGGGGGTGGAGCTGCTTGCGCTGGGCCTCGTCCATGTCCTCGTCGAGGCGTTCTCCTTCGGCCTGCGAGGGAGTCGAGTACTCGTCGTACTGGCTCATGACCGCCTCCTCGGTCGATACCGTACGTATCCGTACATAAGCAGCGTAGCTCTTCGGCCTGGACCCGGCCCGGGCGCCGAAGCCCGTCGTTACCATCGGCGGCGTGAGCGCTGACACACCGCAGCCGGACCCGCTGCTGGACGAGCTGATGCCCTGGGCCGTGGGCGGCCTGCGCCTGGGCCGGGACTGGGTGGCCTCGCCCGACCCCGCGGCCCTGCGCACCCGCTGGGCTGTTCTGGCGGGCGCCGAGGGCGCCGAGCGGGACCGGCTGTTCCGCCCGAGCCGCAGCCGCACGCCCACCGCGTCCGCCGCCGCGCTGCCCGGTCAGCGATCGGCGGGTACGGCCGGGTTCGCCGATGCCCCCGGCCCCTGCCCCGACCCCGTACGGGTGCTGCGCGAGCCCTTCGACGAGCAGTGGCTGCTGCCCGACCAGCGGCTGATCGACACCGCCCGCCCGGAGCTCTGGCGGGTCCTGGACGAGCACCAGCTGATCCTCGTCGGGTCCCCGGAGCCGCTGGCCACCGCCTACCTCCCGGCCGGGCGGCTCGGCCCGATCCGCCCCCTGTACCGGCGCCCGGGCGGCTCCGAGCCCAACCTCGCGCCCGGCCTGCCGGCGCTGCTGGACGGGCTGCACGGCGGCCCGGTGGCTCCGCGGGACGTGCTGTGCTGGATCCTGGCGGCCGGCCGGCCGGGCCCGCGGGGGTACGAGGTGCCGCTCGCCGCCGATTCGGGGAGGTGGCGGGCCGGGCTGGAGCTGGGCCGGCGGCTGCTCACCGTCCAGTTGCGCGGGGCGCGCGGCGGCGAGGCGCCCCGGCTCCCCGGCGGGCGCCGCCCGTACGTCCGCTCCGCGGTCGGGGCGTGGCCGGGCGGGCTGTCGTACGACGCGGAGACCGAGACGCTGGCGGTGGGCGCCGGGACCGTCTCCCCGGTGCCGGCCTCGGCGTGGGAGTACGAGGTGCGGGGCGTGCGCGTGCTGGAGAGCTGGTTCGCGGCGCGTACGGCGCACCGCGGACCGGAGGCGGACGGCCTGGCGGCGCTGGGCCCCGCCGCGTGGCCGCAGAGCTGGACCTCGGAGCTGCTCGCGCTGGTGACCACGCTGGCGCTGCTGGCCGAGCTGGCCCCGGAGCGGGCCGCGTTCGAGCCCGGGCCGGGCCTGTCGGCCGCCGAGCTGCGGGCGGCCGGGGTGCTGCCGGCTCCGGCGTGGAGCCGGCGTCCGGCCTCGGTGCTGGACCACCAGGAGGAGGGCCCGGGCGGCCAGTTCGCCCTGCTCTGACCGGCCGGCCGCCCCGGCGCCCGCCCGTGGGGCGGTGGCGGACGCCCCGGGTTCCGCCCCGGCCGCCGGACCCCGCCTAGGGCGTGTATCGAGTTGCCCCGTGGAGCAAGGAGCGGCGTTCGGTGCGTGCCGGGCGTCGCGACGCCGCGGGGCAACTCGACACAGGCCCTAGGGCCCCCAGGCGCCCAGGAGTCGGGACACCGAGCGGTCGAAGACCGCGCCCATGTCCAGGCCCGCGCCGGGGACCGGGCCGGTGCCCGAGACGGCCGCCGCCAGCCGCGGGTACTCCCCCGAGGCCAGGCGGGAGCCGAGCCAGGCCGTCCGTACACCCTGCTCCTCCTCCTCGCTCCAGGGCAGCGCGCGGGCCCGCTCGG
This DNA window, taken from Streptomyces sp. TN58, encodes the following:
- a CDS encoding type ISP restriction/modification enzyme, translating into MPWAVGGLRLGRDWVASPDPAALRTRWAVLAGAEGAERDRLFRPSRSRTPTASAAALPGQRSAGTAGFADAPGPCPDPVRVLREPFDEQWLLPDQRLIDTARPELWRVLDEHQLILVGSPEPLATAYLPAGRLGPIRPLYRRPGGSEPNLAPGLPALLDGLHGGPVAPRDVLCWILAAGRPGPRGYEVPLAADSGRWRAGLELGRRLLTVQLRGARGGEAPRLPGGRRPYVRSAVGAWPGGLSYDAETETLAVGAGTVSPVPASAWEYEVRGVRVLESWFAARTAHRGPEADGLAALGPAAWPQSWTSELLALVTTLALLAELAPERAAFEPGPGLSAAELRAAGVLPAPAWSRRPASVLDHQEEGPGGQFALL